One genomic region from Parerythrobacter aestuarii encodes:
- a CDS encoding alpha/beta fold hydrolase, which produces MTLQRRIARNLDEVKPHYTVLVVGSGYGAGVAASRLARAGQDVCVLERGKEILPGEYPNKLADAQGAMQFNVKGGRIGAPDALFEVHVNDDQWALVGCGLGGTSLINANVALELDKRLLDQAHWPAAFRDDPHAIDTYYERAREMLAPNPYPDSYPSLGKLEALEHSANAMGKRFYKTPINVTFEDKTNKFGVPQPACTNCGDCTSGCNVGAKNTTLMNYLPDAANHGAEIFTQAKVLWVERAGDVWRVHVQHNAADADSAPVAITADHVVLGAGALGSTEILLRSREKGLLLSDRLGTQFSGNGDALGFAYDSYFKAAKNGDDVTAGPIYAVGVGANDVAGEAYPGPCITGVIDMRDDADPTKGLVIEEGVAPGIIAAGLGPAFFFGEAMADGFTRFGFDQVKPRLLDAKAMGEAVQTDPGSIAEWAYKGPMARTQTYLVMSVDDSGGLLALEDDRLAIHWARAGEQRTFRRDDDKMRAAAEAIEAQYFSDPLWSDSMGKKLITVHPIGGCGMGDDASSGVVDDSCRVFAGTSGTDVHPGLYVCDGAALPGAVGVNPLLTITAVAERAVEKLAHREGWSIDYTLGEEAPLPQEMPADEQAAEEPQPLPHRETLKLAIAKWVGGHAIEPVADAVTNAARHFETGAIDKGKAAIRQLVKDHPEAMSPGMAFTETMAGHISATGCHHRPCGHVERIRDDFVNGAAWGQAEESACSFRLTVATDNIHRMVDDPEHRSQITGEVLVSAIAPEPMPVREGTFRLLVANPDKAESWKMLYDMVLEGPDGPIHFHGFKTLEQRAQGKAASDPWTDLTTLFVTLRHGEDGAGDLIGRGVLKLGIAEFMRQLTTITVHDAGTLVGHVVELIPRAKKAIETYFMAKYAGFFAMTVFRSYGGMLATLNDFASKDAEALKLRDLRLPPAERYIVPSGDGVNIGLTRYRGGARGPLVLAPGFSVRASSFATPTVDENLAESLVAQGYDVWLFDYRASADSGNDTETPPEFTIDDIARHDWPAAIAKIREVTGADSVQALAHCVGSMSLLMGIGKGWVSHVRSLISSQLTLHPVTDWLNYMKADLGVAGVLGQISLLDGHMDFVSQGSEQDYEIDAVAYQIPVPEGQACKNPTCRRVFGTFGPSWDHRQLGHDTHLALGSMFSRVSLTPFEQLAAIMHKGLVVDVDGKPIYTDEDSARRLALPISFLSGATNQIFYPESGQRTRAWLSQHNGNELYRQRIIPGYGHMDLFIGRNAHREVTPTLLEELEWLDRQAGAGEGREAG; this is translated from the coding sequence ATGACTTTACAGAGACGGATTGCCCGCAACCTCGATGAGGTGAAACCGCATTACACCGTGCTCGTCGTCGGTTCTGGGTATGGTGCCGGCGTAGCGGCTTCACGGCTGGCGCGGGCAGGGCAGGATGTATGCGTGCTTGAACGCGGCAAGGAAATCCTCCCTGGCGAATATCCCAACAAGCTCGCCGATGCGCAGGGCGCGATGCAGTTCAATGTCAAAGGCGGACGGATTGGTGCGCCAGACGCGCTGTTCGAAGTGCATGTGAACGACGATCAGTGGGCACTGGTCGGCTGCGGACTGGGCGGGACCTCGCTGATCAACGCCAACGTCGCGCTGGAGCTCGACAAGCGCCTGCTCGACCAGGCCCATTGGCCAGCCGCCTTCCGCGACGATCCGCACGCCATCGACACCTATTACGAGCGCGCGCGAGAGATGCTTGCGCCCAATCCCTATCCCGACAGCTACCCGTCGCTCGGCAAGCTCGAAGCGCTCGAGCATTCGGCGAACGCGATGGGCAAGCGCTTCTACAAGACCCCGATCAACGTCACCTTCGAGGACAAGACCAACAAGTTCGGCGTCCCGCAACCGGCCTGCACCAATTGCGGTGACTGTACCTCGGGCTGCAATGTCGGCGCGAAGAACACTACGCTCATGAATTACCTGCCCGACGCGGCCAACCATGGCGCTGAGATCTTCACGCAGGCCAAGGTGCTGTGGGTCGAGCGGGCTGGTGATGTCTGGCGTGTTCACGTCCAGCACAATGCGGCAGACGCAGACAGTGCGCCGGTCGCCATTACTGCCGATCACGTCGTGCTGGGTGCAGGCGCGCTCGGTTCGACGGAAATCCTGCTGCGTTCGCGCGAGAAGGGCCTGCTGCTGTCCGACCGGCTGGGCACGCAATTCTCCGGCAATGGCGATGCGCTCGGTTTCGCCTATGACAGCTACTTCAAGGCGGCTAAGAACGGCGACGATGTCACCGCTGGCCCGATCTATGCCGTCGGTGTCGGCGCAAACGATGTTGCCGGGGAGGCCTATCCCGGCCCCTGCATCACCGGCGTCATCGACATGCGCGATGACGCGGACCCGACCAAGGGGCTGGTGATCGAGGAAGGCGTGGCACCTGGCATTATCGCTGCCGGTCTCGGTCCGGCATTCTTCTTCGGGGAGGCGATGGCCGACGGCTTCACCCGCTTCGGTTTCGATCAGGTCAAGCCGCGGTTGCTCGATGCCAAGGCGATGGGCGAAGCCGTTCAGACCGATCCCGGCAGCATTGCCGAGTGGGCTTACAAAGGCCCGATGGCGCGCACGCAGACTTACCTTGTCATGAGTGTCGACGACTCGGGCGGCCTGTTGGCACTCGAGGATGACCGGCTCGCAATTCACTGGGCGCGTGCGGGCGAACAGCGTACTTTCCGCCGCGACGACGACAAGATGCGCGCAGCGGCGGAGGCGATCGAGGCACAGTATTTCTCAGACCCGCTGTGGTCGGATTCCATGGGCAAAAAGCTGATCACCGTTCACCCGATCGGCGGCTGCGGGATGGGCGATGACGCATCGTCCGGCGTGGTCGATGACAGCTGCCGGGTCTTTGCCGGCACTAGCGGCACCGATGTGCATCCGGGCCTCTATGTCTGCGACGGCGCGGCGCTGCCCGGTGCAGTCGGCGTCAACCCGCTGCTGACGATCACAGCTGTCGCAGAACGTGCTGTCGAGAAACTGGCCCACCGCGAAGGCTGGAGCATCGACTACACGCTCGGTGAGGAAGCGCCGCTGCCGCAGGAAATGCCCGCAGACGAGCAGGCGGCTGAGGAACCGCAACCGCTTCCCCATCGCGAGACCCTGAAACTGGCAATCGCCAAATGGGTCGGTGGGCATGCCATCGAGCCTGTTGCGGACGCGGTGACCAACGCGGCACGGCATTTTGAAACCGGGGCAATCGATAAAGGCAAGGCGGCTATTCGCCAGCTGGTGAAGGATCATCCCGAAGCCATGAGCCCGGGCATGGCGTTCACTGAGACCATGGCCGGCCACATCAGCGCCACCGGCTGTCACCATCGCCCTTGCGGTCATGTTGAGCGCATCCGCGATGACTTCGTCAATGGTGCGGCATGGGGGCAGGCCGAAGAAAGCGCTTGCAGCTTCAGGCTGACGGTTGCGACCGACAATATCCACCGCATGGTCGACGATCCCGAGCACCGCTCGCAGATCACCGGCGAGGTGCTAGTCAGCGCGATTGCGCCCGAACCAATGCCCGTACGCGAAGGCACCTTCCGCTTGCTGGTCGCCAATCCTGACAAGGCGGAAAGCTGGAAGATGCTCTACGACATGGTGCTGGAGGGCCCCGACGGTCCGATCCATTTCCATGGCTTCAAGACGCTCGAGCAGCGCGCGCAAGGCAAGGCTGCGTCCGATCCGTGGACCGATCTCACTACACTGTTCGTCACGCTACGCCATGGCGAGGATGGGGCCGGAGATTTGATCGGCCGCGGCGTGCTCAAGCTCGGCATTGCGGAGTTCATGCGACAGCTGACCACTATCACGGTCCATGATGCAGGGACGCTCGTGGGCCATGTCGTTGAGCTGATCCCGCGCGCGAAGAAGGCCATCGAGACCTACTTCATGGCGAAATACGCGGGATTCTTCGCGATGACCGTGTTCCGCTCGTATGGCGGGATGCTGGCGACGTTGAACGACTTCGCGAGCAAGGATGCGGAGGCGCTTAAGCTGCGCGACCTGAGGCTGCCGCCAGCTGAGCGCTACATCGTGCCGTCAGGTGACGGCGTGAACATCGGTCTCACCCGCTATCGCGGCGGAGCGCGTGGCCCGCTGGTGTTGGCACCCGGGTTCTCCGTGCGCGCTTCCAGCTTCGCTACGCCCACTGTGGATGAGAACCTGGCTGAGAGCCTTGTGGCCCAAGGCTATGACGTTTGGCTGTTCGACTATCGCGCCAGTGCGGATTCCGGCAATGACACTGAAACTCCGCCGGAGTTCACCATCGATGATATTGCCAGGCACGATTGGCCCGCTGCAATCGCAAAAATCCGCGAAGTTACTGGCGCAGACAGCGTCCAGGCACTGGCGCACTGCGTTGGTTCCATGAGTCTGCTGATGGGGATCGGCAAGGGCTGGGTCAGCCATGTTCGCTCGCTCATCAGTTCGCAGCTGACCCTCCATCCCGTTACCGACTGGCTCAACTACATGAAGGCCGATCTCGGTGTCGCCGGTGTGCTGGGGCAGATATCGCTGCTCGACGGCCACATGGATTTCGTCAGCCAGGGCAGTGAACAGGATTACGAGATCGACGCGGTTGCGTACCAGATCCCGGTTCCGGAGGGGCAGGCGTGCAAGAACCCGACCTGCCGCCGGGTTTTCGGAACCTTCGGCCCTAGCTGGGACCATCGCCAGCTCGGCCATGACACGCACCTGGCGCTTGGCAGCATGTTCAGCCGGGTATCGCTCACCCCGTTCGAACAATTGGCGGCGATCATGCACAAGGGTCTGGTCGTCGATGTCGATGGCAAGCCAATCTACACGGATGAAGATTCGGCACGTCGCCTTGCACTGCCGATCAGTTTCCTCTCAGGCGCGACCAACCAGATTTTCTATCCCGAGAGCGGGCAGCGCACGCGCGCCTGGTTGTCACAGCACAATGGCAATGAACTCTATCGTCAGCGGATCATTCCCGGCTACGGCCACATGGACCTGTTCATCGGACGCAACGCGCATCGTGAAGTAACACCGACGTTGCTGGAAGAGCTGGAGTGGCTGGACCGACAAGCAGGTGCTGGCGAAGGGCGCGAGGCGGGTTGA
- a CDS encoding CDP-alcohol phosphatidyltransferase family protein — MSATAPLCILFASERAANSLVAGIPAAARGMMQLHKSNAKHPVVIAVPGGWEPSSLCRSELERLAPGTVLHPTDSDIVEAAGWIGGAAVQSMTDDEMRNIADSWTDVVAADVAGLNQAAHRIVASTGKPGDGIVSRHLNRPISQAITRIVLRWPGARPWHATLAAGLVGLIMLACLLFGGAAGLLAGAALFQLASIIDGVDGEMARATFRSSARGAMMDSLTDAATNLGFVGGVSYNVYMNGDQSAGLAGALACLILANGSAMLGWQSRRDDANFTFDGLKHRFGARPSRIRQWLTWIAMRDFYAFAAFVMIMLGGATLLLYAFAIITAGWFAVLCAFLPNWKKPGESS; from the coding sequence ATGTCCGCAACCGCCCCTTTATGCATTCTGTTCGCGAGCGAGCGAGCGGCCAACAGCCTTGTTGCCGGTATTCCAGCGGCTGCAAGGGGCATGATGCAGTTGCACAAGTCCAATGCCAAGCACCCCGTCGTCATCGCTGTTCCGGGCGGCTGGGAACCCAGCAGCCTCTGCCGCAGCGAGTTGGAGCGGCTCGCACCTGGCACTGTCCTCCATCCGACCGATAGCGACATTGTGGAGGCGGCAGGATGGATTGGCGGCGCTGCAGTGCAGAGCATGACGGACGACGAAATGCGCAACATCGCCGACAGTTGGACCGACGTTGTCGCCGCTGATGTCGCCGGGCTCAATCAGGCTGCCCACCGGATCGTAGCATCGACCGGGAAGCCAGGCGACGGGATCGTCTCGCGGCATCTCAACCGCCCGATTTCGCAGGCCATCACCCGGATCGTCCTGCGCTGGCCGGGTGCCCGCCCCTGGCACGCGACCTTGGCAGCTGGGCTGGTCGGCCTGATCATGCTGGCATGCCTGCTGTTTGGCGGAGCAGCCGGGCTGCTGGCCGGTGCCGCGCTATTCCAGCTGGCTTCGATCATCGACGGTGTCGATGGGGAGATGGCCCGGGCTACATTCCGCAGCTCGGCCCGAGGCGCGATGATGGACAGCCTGACCGACGCCGCAACCAATCTCGGGTTCGTCGGCGGTGTCAGCTACAATGTCTACATGAACGGTGACCAGTCGGCAGGTTTGGCAGGCGCACTGGCCTGCCTCATCCTTGCCAATGGCAGCGCCATGCTCGGCTGGCAATCGCGCCGCGATGACGCCAACTTCACCTTCGATGGCCTCAAGCATCGGTTCGGGGCACGGCCATCGCGGATCCGGCAATGGCTCACATGGATCGCCATGCGCGACTTCTATGCCTTTGCCGCGTTTGTCATGATCATGCTGGGAGGTGCGACCTTGCTGCTTTATGCCTTCGCCATAATTACTGCCGGCTGGTTCGCGGTGCTGTGTGCATTCCTTCCGAATTGGAAGAAACCGGGCGAGAGTTCATAG
- a CDS encoding glycosyltransferase family 4 protein, whose amino-acid sequence MPSVCLDCRYIRPRPSGIGAVVQALVEYLPDLAPDWHFTFLRHSSHGARLSLAPNVSEIELRAGANSPTTMWWLPRMVEFDRFDLFHGPANILPRGVPIPCVTTIHDIMWLDDPALCKPGLKRRIQGAFYRHGIRRALDHSAALVTVSEATRRAILAHRPELAERIFTAPPGVSNRFRPHTSCSDRLPNVGTPISDYVLTVGQSAPYKNHVGAVRGFAAAFADRPEIHLIIVQRQGAGASQLTSLAHDLGVGGRVHCLSPQDDDALAALYAGALALLHPSLCEGFGMPLAEAMASGCPIVTSNVSAMPEVTAGAALLVDPRDPATIGAALRRILDEPGLAVSLRERGLVRARQMDRRKFAQANLEIYRRILAGS is encoded by the coding sequence ATGCCGTCCGTCTGCCTCGACTGCCGCTATATCAGACCCCGCCCCAGCGGGATTGGAGCCGTTGTGCAGGCGCTGGTCGAATATTTGCCGGACCTGGCACCGGACTGGCACTTTACTTTCCTACGCCATTCCTCGCACGGTGCACGATTGTCGCTCGCACCGAATGTCAGCGAGATTGAGCTAAGGGCCGGGGCCAACAGCCCGACAACCATGTGGTGGCTTCCACGGATGGTCGAATTTGATCGGTTCGACCTGTTCCACGGCCCTGCCAACATTCTCCCGCGCGGGGTACCGATCCCGTGCGTTACAACGATCCACGATATCATGTGGCTGGATGACCCGGCCTTGTGCAAACCCGGTCTGAAGAGACGCATCCAGGGGGCATTCTATCGCCATGGTATCCGCCGGGCGCTGGATCACTCGGCCGCCTTGGTGACTGTCAGTGAAGCTACTCGCCGCGCGATCCTCGCCCACCGTCCGGAGTTGGCGGAGCGCATTTTCACGGCCCCACCGGGCGTGTCCAATCGCTTTCGCCCGCACACCAGCTGTTCAGACAGGCTGCCCAACGTCGGCACCCCGATCTCTGATTATGTTCTCACAGTGGGTCAGTCTGCACCCTACAAGAACCACGTCGGTGCTGTGCGCGGTTTCGCCGCAGCCTTTGCGGACAGACCGGAGATACATCTCATTATTGTCCAGCGGCAGGGAGCAGGCGCGAGCCAATTGACCAGTCTTGCTCACGATCTTGGCGTTGGCGGTCGGGTCCATTGCCTCTCACCACAGGATGATGACGCTCTTGCGGCCTTGTATGCCGGGGCGCTTGCCCTGCTGCACCCTTCGCTCTGCGAAGGATTTGGCATGCCACTGGCCGAAGCCATGGCGAGCGGGTGCCCGATAGTGACCAGCAATGTCTCCGCCATGCCGGAAGTGACCGCCGGAGCCGCCCTGCTTGTCGATCCCCGCGACCCTGCAACCATCGGAGCCGCTCTGCGCAGGATCCTCGACGAACCGGGATTGGCTGTATCGCTTCGGGAAAGAGGGCTCGTTCGGGCCAGACAGATGGACCGACGCAAGTTCGCGCAAGCCAATCTGGAAATCTATCGCCGTATCCTTGCCGGGAGTTAG
- a CDS encoding CDP-alcohol phosphatidyltransferase family protein: MTTALQTRVKALQNPLDRALYHPLAARLARLLARTPVTPNMVSVGGGMAIVLAGIAYVQPGWPWTALLGLVLHMSWHVLDGADGDLARLTGKASPTGEIVDGLCDYSGHLVLYLMLGSMAAQDAGWLAWALMLGGGVSHILQASFHQSQRRRYLNWIHGVPWLGSTGESAAGKGLGRLGRAYLVVSGWFAPYDQEVEAALTDPVRGEALRARILELGPEPLSGSTLLGSNYRTIALGLSMFAGSPLWYFAFELVVLNLLLLATVVRSRKILSSLRAML; this comes from the coding sequence ATGACGACAGCTCTTCAGACCCGCGTGAAGGCGCTGCAGAACCCGCTCGACCGGGCGCTTTACCATCCGCTTGCGGCCCGGCTGGCGCGCCTGCTGGCGCGCACACCCGTGACACCCAACATGGTGTCGGTCGGAGGAGGGATGGCGATTGTCCTGGCGGGTATTGCCTATGTGCAGCCTGGCTGGCCCTGGACGGCACTGCTGGGGTTGGTGCTGCATATGTCTTGGCATGTACTGGACGGGGCCGACGGCGATCTTGCGCGGCTGACGGGAAAGGCCAGCCCCACCGGGGAGATCGTCGACGGTTTGTGCGATTATAGCGGGCACCTCGTCCTATACCTGATGTTGGGCAGCATGGCCGCGCAGGACGCCGGGTGGCTAGCGTGGGCGCTGATGCTGGGTGGAGGGGTTAGCCACATATTGCAGGCCAGCTTCCATCAGTCGCAGCGGCGGCGCTATTTGAACTGGATCCACGGCGTGCCTTGGCTGGGCTCCACGGGCGAAAGCGCTGCGGGGAAAGGCCTTGGCAGGTTGGGTCGGGCCTACCTCGTGGTGTCCGGCTGGTTTGCGCCGTACGACCAGGAGGTTGAAGCCGCCTTGACCGACCCCGTCCGCGGCGAGGCGCTGCGCGCGAGGATACTTGAGCTGGGGCCGGAACCACTCTCAGGAAGCACGCTGCTGGGGTCGAATTACCGTACGATCGCGCTGGGGCTCTCCATGTTCGCCGGCTCGCCCCTGTGGTATTTTGCCTTCGAGTTGGTGGTGCTCAACCTGCTCCTGCTTGCGACTGTGGTTCGATCTCGCAAGATACTCTCGAGCCTGCGCGCAATGCTCTAA
- a CDS encoding metallophosphoesterase, translated as MSIRHVVLSDLHLGARDSLLTHVHGDGAIAEGPSEVLAAFANGLRETLRDQHKPQLVLLGDALDLGLSPFGDVSKSFLQLLDAFFPAGGEDLFDREIIYVAGNHDHHLWRMAQDHCFVLALESGELPKDLEAVTPIFGTPSHRCRLMESLIAHRPHLQGAMVRIAYPNWGLSDASSGRAVVMHHGHYLDGTYRALSNMRGFLGDGDAMPATMRQLEQENGPWIDFLWSDLGSAGEIGGEAGSLYEVMLSAGASHDFAESIARRVTGGLRSKLGINPKMELKYGVTLDNLIRAAVDLTAGRAAERQRDGYGHVLGEAEIEDLGWYLGMPLAKELQRELADMPRELSFIFGHTHKPFQDELLVDGYRVPVGIFNTGGWVLDEPTLMPVQGCAAMLVSEELEVASLRLFNDPTDGTMSPVRVEGSGRVNRLVDETAEAVEHASHHWADFSRIVHGRILEEANKRVREELERSDAELREAAE; from the coding sequence ATGAGCATTCGCCACGTCGTCTTGTCGGACCTCCATCTCGGCGCACGCGACAGCCTGCTGACCCATGTCCATGGCGATGGTGCCATCGCCGAAGGGCCGTCCGAAGTGCTGGCAGCCTTTGCCAATGGTCTGCGTGAGACTCTCCGTGACCAGCACAAACCGCAGCTGGTGCTGCTGGGCGATGCGCTGGACCTTGGCCTGTCGCCTTTCGGAGACGTTTCGAAGAGCTTCCTGCAGCTGCTGGACGCTTTCTTCCCTGCTGGCGGCGAGGACCTGTTCGATCGGGAAATCATCTATGTCGCGGGCAATCATGATCATCACCTGTGGCGCATGGCGCAGGACCATTGCTTTGTCCTGGCGCTGGAGAGCGGGGAGCTCCCAAAAGACCTCGAAGCGGTCACTCCCATTTTCGGTACGCCGTCGCATCGCTGCCGTTTGATGGAATCGCTGATTGCGCACAGGCCGCACCTGCAGGGCGCAATGGTGCGGATTGCTTACCCGAACTGGGGTCTCTCTGACGCGTCATCAGGCCGTGCCGTGGTCATGCACCACGGTCACTACCTCGATGGCACGTACCGCGCGTTGTCGAACATGCGCGGCTTCCTTGGCGATGGTGACGCCATGCCTGCAACCATGCGCCAACTCGAGCAGGAGAACGGGCCATGGATCGATTTCCTGTGGTCGGACCTCGGCAGTGCCGGCGAGATCGGCGGCGAGGCCGGCTCGCTTTACGAAGTGATGCTGAGCGCCGGCGCAAGTCATGACTTTGCCGAAAGCATCGCACGCCGGGTCACCGGTGGGCTGCGCTCAAAACTCGGCATCAATCCGAAGATGGAGCTCAAATACGGGGTCACGCTCGACAACCTCATCCGCGCCGCCGTCGACCTGACTGCCGGCCGCGCGGCGGAGCGTCAACGCGATGGTTATGGCCACGTGCTGGGCGAAGCGGAGATCGAGGACCTGGGCTGGTATCTTGGCATGCCACTTGCGAAAGAGTTGCAGCGCGAGCTGGCTGACATGCCGCGCGAGCTGTCATTCATCTTCGGACACACCCACAAGCCGTTCCAGGACGAACTTCTGGTTGATGGCTACCGAGTCCCGGTTGGCATCTTCAACACTGGCGGCTGGGTGCTGGACGAACCAACCCTGATGCCGGTGCAAGGGTGCGCCGCCATGCTCGTTTCCGAGGAATTGGAAGTCGCCTCGCTGCGGCTGTTCAACGATCCGACCGATGGCACCATGTCCCCGGTCCGCGTCGAGGGCAGCGGCCGTGTGAACCGGCTGGTCGATGAGACGGCCGAGGCGGTGGAGCACGCGTCGCACCATTGGGCCGATTTCTCGCGCATCGTCCATGGCCGCATCCTCGAAGAAGCCAACAAGCGTGTCCGCGAAGAGCTCGAACGCTCCGATGCAGAGCTGCGGGAGGCAGCAGAATGA
- a CDS encoding calcium-binding protein: MALNPTYFIINRAGISQDIIDLLLALADEAFRLWGAVLAGDADVAVRVELLDTTSSGRAQGGWGNGTNIGQLDGVNVIIGAPAHELQTGQNVSNGGHDIILQFSRDYLLNELFLDPTPQTRDDIPSDRTDGLSVLLHEIGHALGFIGYYNTDTNSQGNFATVYDLRRLDIAGEDYFRGPNVEALLGGDLELTVGNYTHYGNSNAFPGNTDDPLTGLMNGVVFYRGFAYSIGDLDLAVLADTGLGTILDDILENPLQTHFRGGLGNDRITGSEIDNFLFGDQGNDTLRGLGGSDELYGGAGADTLDGGDGQDLLNGGRGTDTIEGGSNIDTAVVSGNSANYTVTQTSTGVFEVSGPDGTDTLTGVEYLRFGNTTVRLLPGTGVSVNFETADPSVYQGAMNAIRDFDGNALGGNGSWLRIGAADVNGDGDIDQILVNDAIGRFATVGTAPDGLVYFDDYSWAGETRVAGIYVDPLVESGDVVAGSDDDSQQRFQNDLAIENINRVLGADDYDGDGLQEVYFALTDGTAYLHAYMHADGNIRYANYQSQQQVIDFLTANGYDENTWAGWFPSTQEEPGADKAEDDAAILRPQIVALTSFDFWDATPFMAEQVELPQIQPVETFA, encoded by the coding sequence GTGGCGCTAAATCCAACCTATTTCATTATCAACCGCGCTGGCATCTCGCAGGACATCATCGACCTGCTACTGGCACTCGCAGATGAAGCGTTCCGCCTGTGGGGTGCCGTGCTGGCCGGCGACGCCGATGTGGCAGTGCGGGTCGAGCTGCTCGACACGACTTCCAGCGGACGCGCACAGGGCGGCTGGGGCAATGGCACAAATATCGGACAGCTCGACGGTGTGAACGTCATCATTGGCGCCCCGGCCCACGAGCTGCAGACAGGCCAGAACGTCAGCAACGGCGGCCATGACATTATCCTTCAGTTCTCGCGCGATTACCTGCTCAACGAACTGTTCCTCGACCCAACCCCGCAAACGCGCGACGATATTCCGTCCGACCGCACCGACGGTCTCAGTGTGTTGTTGCATGAAATCGGGCACGCCTTGGGCTTCATCGGTTACTACAACACCGACACCAATTCGCAGGGAAATTTCGCGACAGTCTATGACCTTCGCCGACTGGATATCGCCGGGGAGGATTACTTTCGCGGTCCCAATGTCGAGGCTTTGCTGGGCGGCGATCTCGAGCTGACGGTCGGCAACTACACCCACTATGGCAACAGCAATGCTTTCCCGGGCAACACCGACGATCCATTGACCGGGCTCATGAACGGTGTGGTGTTCTATCGCGGCTTTGCCTATTCAATCGGCGATCTCGACCTCGCGGTTCTGGCCGACACAGGGCTAGGCACGATCCTCGACGACATTCTCGAGAACCCTCTTCAGACGCATTTCCGCGGCGGGCTCGGCAATGACCGGATCACAGGGAGCGAAATCGATAACTTCCTGTTCGGGGACCAGGGCAACGACACACTCCGTGGGCTCGGCGGTAGCGACGAGCTATACGGCGGGGCAGGTGCCGACACCCTCGACGGTGGCGACGGGCAGGACCTGCTCAATGGCGGGCGCGGTACCGACACGATCGAAGGCGGATCAAACATCGATACCGCTGTCGTGAGCGGCAACAGCGCGAATTACACCGTGACTCAGACGTCCACGGGCGTGTTCGAAGTATCGGGGCCCGACGGCACCGATACGCTGACGGGGGTCGAATATCTGAGATTCGGCAATACGACTGTGCGGCTGCTCCCCGGCACTGGCGTATCGGTGAATTTCGAGACAGCCGATCCTTCAGTCTACCAGGGTGCCATGAACGCCATTCGCGATTTCGACGGCAATGCCCTAGGCGGCAACGGATCCTGGCTGCGGATCGGCGCGGCCGACGTCAATGGCGATGGCGATATCGACCAGATCCTCGTCAATGACGCTATCGGCCGCTTCGCCACGGTTGGCACAGCGCCCGACGGACTGGTTTATTTCGACGATTACAGCTGGGCCGGCGAGACGCGGGTAGCAGGTATCTATGTAGATCCACTGGTGGAGAGTGGCGATGTCGTTGCCGGCAGCGACGATGACAGCCAGCAGCGTTTCCAGAACGACCTCGCGATCGAGAATATCAACCGCGTGCTGGGTGCCGACGACTATGACGGCGATGGCTTGCAGGAGGTCTATTTCGCGCTCACCGACGGCACAGCCTACCTCCACGCCTATATGCATGCCGACGGCAATATCCGTTATGCCAATTACCAGTCGCAGCAGCAGGTCATCGATTTCCTCACCGCCAATGGCTACGACGAAAACACCTGGGCAGGCTGGTTCCCGAGCACACAGGAAGAACCGGGCGCGGACAAGGCGGAAGACGATGCCGCAATCCTCCGCCCTCAGATCGTTGCCCTCACATCCTTCGATTTCTGGGATGCCACGCCATTCATGGCCGAGCAGGTCGAATTGCCGCAGATCCAGCCGGTAGAAACCTTCGCCTGA